Within the Methanobacterium sp. BRmetb2 genome, the region AAAATCTTTCTGATAAAGAAGAGTTAGAAAAGGATCTTATTTTTGTTGGATTGGTAGGTATGATGGATCCTCCCAGAAAAGAAGCTGCAGAAGCAGTTAAAATATGTCAAAAAGCCAATATTAGGGTGATAATGATAACTGGAGATCATAAAGATACTGCTGCGGCTATTGCTAAAGAAATTGGTATTTTGACCGAAGGAAAAGTAATAAATGGACCTGAACTTGATAAAATTGATGAAAAAGAATTTGAAGAAATGGTAGATGATGTTCAGGTTTATGCCCGAGTTTTCCCAGAACAAAAGGTGAGAATTGTAGAAGCGCTCCAGAAAAAGGGAAACATTGTTTCCATGACTGGTGATGGAGTAAATGATGCCCCTGCATTAAAAAAAGCAGCTATTGGTGTTTCCATGGGTACGGGTACTGATGTTGCTAAAGAATCCTCTGATATGGTGCTTCAAGATGACAATTTTGCAACAATTGTTAAGGCTGTGAAAGAAGGAAGAACCATCTTTGATAATATCAGGCGTTTTGTGAAGTTTCAAGTTTCAACCAACGTGGGTGCTATTTTGACCATTGTGTCAGCTTCCATTCTGAGTTTTCCCATACCGTTTAACCCTATTCAGATATTATGGATCAATATAATAATGGACGGTCCTCCCGCCCAATCATTGGGAATCGAACCTCCTGAAACTGATATTATGGAAAGGCTTCCTGAAAAAGAGGACATACTACCTAAAAATAACCTTTTAAGAATAGTATTCGCAGGTATTGTAATGAGTATAGGAACTTTAGCACTTTACTATTTCCAACTTTCCAGTGGAGTAGAAACCCTGAAAGCCATGACTGTAGCATTTACAGTTTTTGTTATGTTCCAGATATTTAACGTATTTAACTGTAAATCAAAATCAGGTTTTTCCAATAGATTCCTTATCATCGCGGTTGCTGCATCTTTTCTCCTGCAGCTCTGCGTAATATATGTACCATTTCTACAGGGAATATTTAGAACGGTTGCATTATCACTGATGGATTGGGTTTTAATATTGTTAGTGGCCTCAACCATTATCATAAGCGAAAAAATAGTAGAGAGGATTTGGTAAATGAATGGTCGGATGTCTAAAACAAAAGATGCATCAATTATGGTAATGTCTGGAACCAAAGATGCATACGACATTATAAAAAGGTTGTCCCAACTTAACAAATTCAAGATTCTGGCCACCACCACCACAGAATATGGGGCAAAAATTGCAAAGGATTCAGGAGCAGACGAAGTAATAGAAGGCGGATTAGATCAAGAAGAAATGGAACAAGTGCTAAAAAATAACGATATCAAAACCGTGGTAGATGCAACACATCCTTTTGCTTCAAATGCTACAAAAAACGCCATAAATGCTGCTCACAAAGAAAAAGTAACATATATACGTTTTGAAAGGCCTAAACTGAAAAAAATGAAAAATAAACATATTTATACTGCTAAATCCTTTGAAGAAGCTGTTAAAATAGTCTTAGGTTTACTTGAAAGTTCCTCTGGTGACGAAAAAATAATGCACTTAGCTGGTGTTTCAAATCTGGAATATATACTAAAAAAAATTGATAGAAAAAAGGTATATGTAAGGGTGCTACCTGTGCTGGATTCAATAAATAAATGTCTAGATCTCGGTTTAAGCCAGGAAAATATAATTGCAATGCAGGGGACATTTTCAAAGGAATTTAACATGGCTTTAATGAAAGAATATGGAGTATCCCTTATGATCACAAAAGAAAGTGGTTTAACTGGAGGTACTCCCTCTAAAATTAGTGCGGCTCTAGAACTAGGTTTAGATGTAGTGATTATAGAAAGGCCAGAAATTGGGGGACTCAGTGAAGAAAAAGTTTTTAATGATATTAACCACTTAGTAAACCATTTGATAAAATAGATAAATTGAAATAGTATTATTTAAGGAGCTAACTGACTAAAACTTTCCACTTTAATCATACTTCCTTCATCAACTATTTCAACATTCTTAGGTATTTTAAAATAACCATCTGCATCGGCAAGTGCCTTTATTGCACCAGAATCTTTCATGATGGGGTGAGCTAGATCATCTTCAATCTGTACTAAAACATATTGTTCCCTACCCTTAGAAGAGTGATATCTTCTTGAAATTTTAAGTTCTAAAACATCATTTTTTTGTATATTGGGAACAGCAGCCATTTTTCTTAAAAAAGGCGCAACAAATACATTAAAGACTATGAAAGCCGATACGGGATACCCTGGTAAGCCAAAAATTATTTTATCCTGAATTTTACCAACAATTGCAGGTTTTCCAGGTTTCACACCAATCCCATGTACAAATACTTCACCCATATCATCTAAAACTTGTCTAAGTACATCCCCTGTACCTGCAGATGTTCCTCCAGAAGTTATAATCAAATCTGCATCTAAATATTCATTTATTTTAGCAGATAAATCACTATAATTATCTTTAGTGATTCCTGCTTTTATAGGCAGACAACCACATGATCTTACTGAATTTGAGATGGTCTCAGAATTAATATCATATATTTTTCCATACTCCATCCTTTCATCAGGACCAATCAATTCATTGCCTGTAGAAATGACAGCAATTCTAGGCTTAAAGTAAACTGTAACTTCTTTTATGCCTGCAGCACTTAAAACACCTATTTTATCTGAGGTTAGCAGTTTGCCTTTGGATAAGATTATTTCATCTTTTTTAAGATCAGTCCCTTCTTTGGCAATGTATTGACCAGGAGGAGTGGCTTCATAAATATAAATTTCATCATTTTTTCTTTCAGTAAATTCAATCATAGCCAATCCTGTAGCATTGGAGGGCATTGGCGCTCCTGTAGCTACCTCAATACATTCTCCGCTCTCCATTTTTTTCTTGGGAATAGTTCCAGCCTTTACTATTTCTACTAATTTTAATTTTACGGGTTTTTCCTCACTTGCAATGAATGTATCCTCTGCAATAACTGCGTAACCATCCATAGAAGCTCTGTTGAAGGGCGGTAAATTTATTTGTGAATAAACATCCTCAGCCAGCACCCGTTGATAAGCGTCTTTAACTGGGACTTTTTCAGTTTTTCTTTTAATTGGAAGATTATTTATGAGTTTTTTTACTTCTGCCGGGTCTTTAATACTTAAAAATTCTGTTCCCATATTATCACTTTTAATATGATTTAGTTAAATTGTTCTTACCACTTTTAATATGATTTATATACATTGTTCATCTAATACTAATTATATATAAATTATCAATTGAATCATTAAAAAAATTTAATTGCAAACCAAATAAGGAGGAGAGTATTTGAAGAGAGGAGATAATACTAATCAAGGCGTAAGAAGAGTGAGAACCCCCCGCAGGGGAGAAATACCTGGAGTGGTTGAACAAATATTGGGCCATGGTAAATTGAAAGTTAGATGTGCTGACGGCAAAATAAGGCTGGGAAGAATTCCAGGAAAGATGAAAAAAAGGATTTGGATAAGGGAAGGTGACGTGGTTCTCGTTAAACCATGGGACTTCCAGAGTGATGAGAAAGCGGATGTTATTTGGAGATACACCCGTACCGAGTCTAACTGGCTTGAAAAAAGAGGTTTTTTAAATCTTTAATCATTTTGACTATTTATGATAACTATTTTAGAATAATTACAGTTTTAACATGTTTTTATAACCAATTAATTTTTTTAAAAATTTTAATGGTACCTAAAAAAGCTTATTATTATATTTAAGATGTGTAGAATAAAAATCCATCTTATTATTATTGATGGATAAATCTTTAAAAGAGGCTCATTTTAATGAATTCAAAAGTTTCCAAAGCAGATGCTGATTTAAGAAAAATGCTCGCTGAAAAACGAATCAAAAGTATTGAAGATAAGAGAGTTGGTAGTGAAGTATTTGACCAGCAGACTTTAGAAACTTTATATAAACTGGCAAAAATGGGATACATAAATCAGTTATATGGCGTTATCAGCACTGGAAAAGAAGCTAATGTATTTAAAGGTATTGACGATGATGGTAACTTTGTAGCCGTTAAGATCTATCGAATTACTACCTCTGATTTTAAAAAAATGAAAAATTATATTCAGGGAGACCCCCGATTCCGTGTTAGAACATCCAACAAACGTCAACTAGTAAATGCGTGGGTTACTAAAGAATATCGAAATCTTAAAAGAGCCCGGGGTGTGGGAGTTAAAGTTCCAACGCCCATGATAGCCAAAAATAATGTACTGATCATGGAATTTATTGGGGATGACGAAGGAAATCCTGCACTACCTATGCAAGAAGTATCCCTTTCTAAACCAGATGAAGTGTTAAATAAAGTAATCAAATACATCAAAATGTTATATAAAGACGCTAAATTAGTTCATGGCGATTTATCTGGTTTTAATATTTTGATTAACCAGGATGAACCCGTTATAATTGATATATCCCAGGGCATGGTTACAGATCATCCTATGGCTAAAGAGCTTTTAGATAGAGATATTGATAATATAGTACGAGATTTTAACAAAATGGGTATTTCAATTACTAAAGATGAAATTAAAGCAGAAATTATGGATTAATACCCTTGAAAACTATAGAAAAGTTTATCTTAAATATGTACTAAATTTAAATATGTACTATAATATAATTAATGATAAGGTTGACTTTTATATTTTAATTTAATATGCATTGAATATTTTTAGAAATTTCAATCAAACAGTAAATTTACTATTAATTTAAATTTATTTAAGAGGTGAAAAGATGCCTAACACTGAATATCTCAAAATACCTAGAGAGCGAGTAGCAGTAGTTATTGGAAAGGAAGGTATTGTTAAACAAGAACTTGAAAAACTTACCCATACCCAGATAAACATTGAAAGTGAAACAGGCAGCATATCACTTTCTCCCACACCAGAAATGGATGATCCTCTTTCAATATGGAAAACAAGGAATATTGTTCGGGCTATTGGAAGAGGATTCAGCCCAGAGATTGCTCTCAAACTTCTTGATGATAATTATCTATTCGATGTAATCAGGTTACCTGATTTTGTTGGCAAATCTAAAAAAGCCATGAAAAGACAAAAAGGTAGGATAATTGGTAAAGAAGGAAGAACCAGAGAGATAATCAAGGAAATGACCGATACTGACGTTTCTGTTTATGGGAAAACCGTCTCTTTAATTGGAGATATGGAAAAAATAATGATTGCCAAAGAAGCAATAGAAATGATTTTACAGGGAATCAGACACAAAACTGTTTATGCATTTCTAGAGAAAAAAAGACATGAATTCAAGTTAAGAGAATTTCAAAAAACAGTTTCCCCTGAATAAAATAATAATAAAGTAATAAATAGATATAAATGAAACTATAATAAAAATTAATTCCAAAATGTATAGTAATAAATAATATAACAGTATTAATAATAAAAATTCAAGGAGGGTAATTTTGGAAAGACAAGCTTCAGAACTCTTTGAAGAGTTTAAAGAACTTACAGCATCAGAGTTTTTCAGAAGAAATAAGCAAATGCTTGGATTTTCTGGTAAAATAAGATCACTTACAATGGTTTTCCACGAATTAATAACCAACAGTTTTGACGCTGCTGAAGAAGCAGGTATACTACCAGAAATAAAAATAGACCTGAAAAGATTGGATAAAGATCATTACATTTTAAGACATCGTGATAATGGACCTGGTATTCCAGAAGCTTTTATAACCAAAGTTTTCTGTACCATGTTTGCTGGATCAAAATTCAGAAATATTCAGTCCCGAGGACAGCAAGGATTAGGATGTAGTGGCTGTGTATTATTATCCCAGATGACAACTGGAAAGCCAGCTAAAATAACATCAGGATACAAAGAAAATGGTGAAATAAAAGGAGTTCAAATGACATTCAAAATGGATGTCAAAAAGAATCAGGGCCTAATATTAGACAAAAAAGAAATAGTGCTTGATTCAACTGGTGTATGTATAGAACTTCATTTTAAAGATGTTTCATATTCTCTAAGTGAACAGGGAGCATATGAATACATAAGAAGAACCATGATAGCTAATCCTCACGCTAAAATTACATTTAGAGATCCTACTGGACACATTTATCTATTTGATAGGGCCAGCGCTGAGATACCTCCACTTCCTAAGGAAGTTTTACCTCACCCCCGTGGTGTTACTGCTGATGATCTGATATTTATGGCTAAACATACTGATAAACGCAGATTTAGAAGTATGCTTACCAGTAATCTTTCCAGAATGTCCACTAAACGGGTAAATGAAATTGAAGAGACCACTGGAATAGATCTAAACAAAAGGCCTAAAGACATGAAATGGGAAGAAGCAGAACAAATTGTGGAAACCTTTAGAAAAATGGATTTCATGGCCCCACCAACCTCTGGTTTAATACCTATAGGTCAAAAACAGGTTGAAAAGGGTATGATTGAAATTTTGAATCCAGAATTTGTTGCGGCAACCACCAGAAAACCTGTCACCTACCGAGGAGGAGTGGCCTTTGTTATTGAGTCGGGTATATCATATGGAGGAGAATCTGGAAGACTGATCGGCGAGCAAAAGAAAGCCGAGATTATGAGATTTGCCAATAGAGTTCCCTTAACCTTTGATCAAGGAAGTTGTGCCATAACAGAAGGTCTGAAAAGTATAGACTGGAAACGTTATGGTATACGTGATTTAGATAATGCACCCATCACTGTCTTTGTGAATATTGTATCAACCAATGTTCCATATCTGTCAACTGGAAAGCAAAGCGTGGCACCAGAACCTGAAATTCTCCATGAAGTTAGACAATCAACCATGAAAATTGCAAGGAAACTGCAGAAATACTTAAGGGCTAAAAAGGCTGAAAAAGAGGAAGCAATGCGTTCCCAAGTATTTGAAACCTATGTGCCCCTTATATTAAAAGAAGCAGCAGTTCTAGCCGAAACAGATGTCCCTGAATATGACCATGTATTATCCAAGGTTACAAGAAAACCGAAAATATTAGAGGAGTTAGATGATGAATAGGAAGGATATTGCAATCAATAAACTAAAAAGCCTGGGTGAGATGATAATAGAAGATGTACAGGAAATGAATGTCCCAGCCATAAAAGTTCCATCCCGTGGTACATCTAACATTGTTTACGATGACATTAAAAGGCATTACGTCTTAGGAGACCGTTTTGGTAAGCGTTCTCTGGGAAATGTTAAACAGATAAAAAAGATAGCCCAAATGGTTTACATGGCTAACTTCTGCAAACAATTAGTACGAACACAAAAAACTGCCACCCTGAGGGAGATGTACTATGTTTCCGAAGGATGGGATGTAGACTTTGGTGACCAGCAGGAATCTAACATTGTAGGTGAAGACCTGGAAGTTACCCTTGGAATGACCCGTGAAGACCTTGGATTAATGCCAGAAGAGGATGGAGCCTCTGTTTATGGTGAATTAACTATACAAGAGGGAGATATTGAAATTAATGCTATGAAATCCGGTAAATCTGGTTACACTATTTCACCCACAATTGATGAGGTTGAATTCGTAGACCATAATGTTAAACGGGTTATAGCAGTGGAAACCATGGGTATGTTCCACCGGATGGTCCAGGAAAATGCCTATAAAAAGTTCGACACCCTTATTGTAGGACTAAAAGGACAGGCTGCAAGAGCAACCAGAAGATTCCTTAAAAGAGTTAATGAAGAGTTGAAATTACCAGTCTATGTTTGTAACGACGGAGATCCATGGGGATTCCACATTGCCATGGTTATTATCTCAGGAAGTGCTAAACTAGCCCACGTAAATCATGAACTGGCAACACCTGACGCTAAGTTTTTAGGAGTAACTGCCAGTGATATTATAAACTATGAACTTCCAACCGATCCTTTAAAGGACATAGATGTTTTAAGGTTAAAAGAACTTCTTAAAGATCCCCGTTATAAGGATGAATTCTGGAAAGTTGAGATTAAGAAAATGCTTAAAATTGGCAAAAAGGCAGAACAGCAGTCCTTCTCTAAATATGGATTGGAATATGTTGTTGACACATATTTCCCTGAAAAATTAGAGTCTATGGAATCAGCACAATAATAAATTAAGTATGGCCAGCAATAAGTTGGTCAATCCCCTATTTTTTCTATTTTTTTAATTATCATTTTTTTAACTGGTTATCTATTACAAAAGTGGATATGTGCAGTTTAGTTTATTTTAGACTATTTTATGCATTAAATAGATAAATAATTCTAAAAATATAGATTATTAATTATTAATATGGAGAATCTATTTTTATACTAAATTTAAACATTATCTATTCCTTTTGAACGTTTTTTAAGTTTAATCACAAAATATCCCTTTTAGTTAGTGGAATTTTATGCAAAAATTTCCTGCAAAAAAATAAAAAATTAATAAATAGTACCTTAAACATAGCCATTGTTAGAAAAATGAACCATCAGCTAAAATGATGCAAAGCTTATAAAGGAGGTTTATTATGAAATCTGTTGGAATTAATGGATATGGAACTATTGGTAAAAGAGTTGCAGATGCTGTTTCTGCTCAGGACGATATGAAAATTGTTGGTGTCACCAAAACTAAGCCTGATTTTGAAGCAGAACTGGCTATAAGAAAGGGTTTTGATCTTTATGTAAGCATCCCCGAAAGAGTAAAGTTATTTGAGGAAGCTGGTTTGGAAATCAGTGGTACCATTGATGATCTTTATGATAAACTGGATATAATTGTAGATTGCACGCCGGGAGGCATAGGTGCAAAGAATAAGGAAACTTATGAGAAAATAGGACTCAAAGGAATATTCCAAGGTGGAGAAAAACACGATCAGATTGGATTATCCTTCAACTCATTTTCAAATTACGCAGATGTGTTAGGGGCAGATTATGCTCGAGTAGTCTCATGTAACACCACCGGACTGTGTAGAACTCTCCAACCCATTGACGATTTATGTGGAATAAAAAAGGTAAGAGCAGTTATGGTAAGAAGAGGTGCAGATCCTGCACAAATTAAAAGCGGACCAATTAATGCAATAGTACCTAATCCACCAACAGTACCATCTCACCACGGTCCTGATCTTCAAACCGTTCTTTATGACATGGACATAACCACCATAGCATTACTGGTTCCAACCACACTTATGCACCAGCACAATTTGATGGTAGAATTAGAATCTGACGTAGGGCTGGATGAAATTATAGATACTTTAGAAAAAACTCCAAGAGTAATATTAGTAGAAG harbors:
- the cobK gene encoding precorrin-6A reductase, which gives rise to MSKTKDASIMVMSGTKDAYDIIKRLSQLNKFKILATTTTEYGAKIAKDSGADEVIEGGLDQEEMEQVLKNNDIKTVVDATHPFASNATKNAINAAHKEKVTYIRFERPKLKKMKNKHIYTAKSFEEAVKIVLGLLESSSGDEKIMHLAGVSNLEYILKKIDRKKVYVRVLPVLDSINKCLDLGLSQENIIAMQGTFSKEFNMALMKEYGVSLMITKESGLTGGTPSKISAALELGLDVVIIERPEIGGLSEEKVFNDINHLVNHLIK
- a CDS encoding molybdopterin molybdenumtransferase MoeA, whose amino-acid sequence is MGTEFLSIKDPAEVKKLINNLPIKRKTEKVPVKDAYQRVLAEDVYSQINLPPFNRASMDGYAVIAEDTFIASEEKPVKLKLVEIVKAGTIPKKKMESGECIEVATGAPMPSNATGLAMIEFTERKNDEIYIYEATPPGQYIAKEGTDLKKDEIILSKGKLLTSDKIGVLSAAGIKEVTVYFKPRIAVISTGNELIGPDERMEYGKIYDINSETISNSVRSCGCLPIKAGITKDNYSDLSAKINEYLDADLIITSGGTSAGTGDVLRQVLDDMGEVFVHGIGVKPGKPAIVGKIQDKIIFGLPGYPVSAFIVFNVFVAPFLRKMAAVPNIQKNDVLELKISRRYHSSKGREQYVLVQIEDDLAHPIMKDSGAIKALADADGYFKIPKNVEIVDEGSMIKVESFSQLAP
- the eif1A gene encoding translation initiation factor eIF-1A, with protein sequence MKRGDNTNQGVRRVRTPRRGEIPGVVEQILGHGKLKVRCADGKIRLGRIPGKMKKRIWIREGDVVLVKPWDFQSDEKADVIWRYTRTESNWLEKRGFLNL
- a CDS encoding serine/threonine protein kinase: MNSKVSKADADLRKMLAEKRIKSIEDKRVGSEVFDQQTLETLYKLAKMGYINQLYGVISTGKEANVFKGIDDDGNFVAVKIYRITTSDFKKMKNYIQGDPRFRVRTSNKRQLVNAWVTKEYRNLKRARGVGVKVPTPMIAKNNVLIMEFIGDDEGNPALPMQEVSLSKPDEVLNKVIKYIKMLYKDAKLVHGDLSGFNILINQDEPVIIDISQGMVTDHPMAKELLDRDIDNIVRDFNKMGISITKDEIKAEIMD
- a CDS encoding RNA-processing protein (similar to yeast Dim2p protein that is essential for 40S ribosomal subunit; structural studies show binding to 3' end of 16S rRNA in complex with archaeal IF2 alpha); its protein translation is MPNTEYLKIPRERVAVVIGKEGIVKQELEKLTHTQINIESETGSISLSPTPEMDDPLSIWKTRNIVRAIGRGFSPEIALKLLDDNYLFDVIRLPDFVGKSKKAMKRQKGRIIGKEGRTREIIKEMTDTDVSVYGKTVSLIGDMEKIMIAKEAIEMILQGIRHKTVYAFLEKKRHEFKLREFQKTVSPE
- the top6B gene encoding DNA topoisomerase VI subunit B, which produces MERQASELFEEFKELTASEFFRRNKQMLGFSGKIRSLTMVFHELITNSFDAAEEAGILPEIKIDLKRLDKDHYILRHRDNGPGIPEAFITKVFCTMFAGSKFRNIQSRGQQGLGCSGCVLLSQMTTGKPAKITSGYKENGEIKGVQMTFKMDVKKNQGLILDKKEIVLDSTGVCIELHFKDVSYSLSEQGAYEYIRRTMIANPHAKITFRDPTGHIYLFDRASAEIPPLPKEVLPHPRGVTADDLIFMAKHTDKRRFRSMLTSNLSRMSTKRVNEIEETTGIDLNKRPKDMKWEEAEQIVETFRKMDFMAPPTSGLIPIGQKQVEKGMIEILNPEFVAATTRKPVTYRGGVAFVIESGISYGGESGRLIGEQKKAEIMRFANRVPLTFDQGSCAITEGLKSIDWKRYGIRDLDNAPITVFVNIVSTNVPYLSTGKQSVAPEPEILHEVRQSTMKIARKLQKYLRAKKAEKEEAMRSQVFETYVPLILKEAAVLAETDVPEYDHVLSKVTRKPKILEELDDE
- a CDS encoding DNA topoisomerase VI, producing the protein MNRKDIAINKLKSLGEMIIEDVQEMNVPAIKVPSRGTSNIVYDDIKRHYVLGDRFGKRSLGNVKQIKKIAQMVYMANFCKQLVRTQKTATLREMYYVSEGWDVDFGDQQESNIVGEDLEVTLGMTREDLGLMPEEDGASVYGELTIQEGDIEINAMKSGKSGYTISPTIDEVEFVDHNVKRVIAVETMGMFHRMVQENAYKKFDTLIVGLKGQAARATRRFLKRVNEELKLPVYVCNDGDPWGFHIAMVIISGSAKLAHVNHELATPDAKFLGVTASDIINYELPTDPLKDIDVLRLKELLKDPRYKDEFWKVEIKKMLKIGKKAEQQSFSKYGLEYVVDTYFPEKLESMESAQ
- a CDS encoding type II glyceraldehyde-3-phosphate dehydrogenase → MKSVGINGYGTIGKRVADAVSAQDDMKIVGVTKTKPDFEAELAIRKGFDLYVSIPERVKLFEEAGLEISGTIDDLYDKLDIIVDCTPGGIGAKNKETYEKIGLKGIFQGGEKHDQIGLSFNSFSNYADVLGADYARVVSCNTTGLCRTLQPIDDLCGIKKVRAVMVRRGADPAQIKSGPINAIVPNPPTVPSHHGPDLQTVLYDMDITTIALLVPTTLMHQHNLMVELESDVGLDEIIDTLEKTPRVILVEATKGLGSTAEIMEYAKDLGRSRNDLFEIAVWKESLNIVDGELYYMQAIHQESDVVPENVDAIRAMLEMEDDPQKSIQKTNKAMNIL